Proteins encoded together in one Styela clava chromosome 12, kaStyClav1.hap1.2, whole genome shotgun sequence window:
- the LOC120330189 gene encoding uncharacterized protein LOC120330189 — protein sequence MGVGEKLKRWIFCRKRAKDYEVDSSQSSDRKKKRNARLQRWMWLATQVLLSPFFCIGGQKRPNDDFDPIVLDFGFGDNEIWIDPMTYNNERTQDKTAAGDNVSVLSGDSLVVLFGQKKKEEKLLKKEPLDIESIKVKIIERTKSFENLPGMVFDENELVLENLKGKVTYRRPKTAPPTREAARYSPAEAFWTPLDDTGIGLRQINQELPSLQQYVEAREKKRRQRRSATAHSFPSNIKKSSMENLQIMKDVKLTLDHVLDKVSILQEVENEAKDFINMIVDRVLEIEDIKEILQSPLNSESDLFSSMSSDCDSLDITDLLCDIDEIEQKSNLQQPSDDKESGQCFVADDNQL from the exons ATGGGAGTAGGAGAAAAATTGAAGAGGTGGATCTTTTGCAGAAAAAGAGCAAAGGATTATGAAGTTGATTCATCGCAAAGTTCAGATAGAAAAAAG AAACGTAATGCGAGGCTTCAACGGTGGATGTGGCTGGCGACACAAGTTTTGCTG TCGCCATTTTTCTGCATTGGAGGACAAAAACGTCCGAACGATGATTTTGATCCGATAGTTCTGGATTTTGGTTTCGGCGACAATGAAATATGGATAGATCCAATGACTTATAACAATGAAAGAACTCAGGATAAAACAGCTGCTGGTGATAAT GTCAGTGTTTTATCTGGAGATTCTCTCGTGGTTCTGTTTGGTCAAAAGAAAAAGGAGGAAAAGTTGCTGAAAAAAGAACCTTTG GACATCGAGAgtataaaagtaaaaattattgaaagaaCGAAATCGTTCGAG aaTCTTCCAGGAATGGTGTTTGATGAAAATGAACTcgttttggaaaatttgaag GGTAAAGTAACATACCGTCGTCCAAAGACAGCACCTCCAACACGAGAAGCAGCTCGTTACTCACCCGCCGAAGCATTTTGGACTCCACTTGATGACACTGGTATTGGTCTTCGTCAAATTAATCAGGAGCTTCCAAGTCTTCAACAATATGTGGAAGCACGCGAg AAAAAGAGACGACAAAGAAGATCGGCCACGGCTCACTCTTTTCCGAGCAACATCAAAAAATCCAGCATGGAAAACTTGCAG ATTATGAAAGACGTTAAGTTAACGCTCGATCATGTATTGGATAAAGTTTCAATTTTACAAGAG GTTGAAAATGAAGCAAAAGATTTCATCAACATGATAGTTGACAGAGTGTTAGAGATTGAAGACATCAAAGAAATTCTACAATCTCCGTTAAACTCA GAAAGCGATTTGTTTTCATCAATGTCTTCAGACTGTGATAGTCTTGATATAACCGATTTGTTGTGCGACATTGACGAAATTGAGCAG AAAAGTAATCTTCAGCAACCATCCGACGATAAAGAGAGTGGACAATGTTTTGTTGCTGATGATAACCAGCTCTAA